The DNA window GAGGGCGGCGCGCACGTCCCAGGCGCCGGCCGACAGGTCGCCGTGGGTGAAGTACAGGTACGGGACGCGGCTCCCGATCCGCGCGCGGGCGGCGAGGAGCGGGAGGTCCGGGAGCCCCGCCACCACGTCGCAGCGCCGCAGGAACGCCTCGGCCATCGCCCTCCGCTCCTCGGGCGAGGCGTACGGGTACTCGGGCGGGAGGTGGACCAGCTCGTGCCGGGCCGAGAGGGCCAGGAAGATCCCCCGGTTGATCCTGGCCAGGCTGGCCAGGGGGAACGCCGACCCCAGGACCACCCCCACCCTCGCCGGCCCGCCCTTCTCGCCCCCGCTCACGGGGCCACCCCCCGCGCCGGGGCGAGGGAGCCGGGCACCCCCTCGGGGAGCGGGATCCCCCGGGCCGCCTCGAGCGCCGCCTGCACGGCGCGGATCAGCGCGGGATAGGCGTCGAAGGCGGCGCGCGCCTCGTCCAGCGCCAGCCGCTCGCGGCTGGTGTGCGCCAGCGCCTCACGCCCCGGCGCGAAGCCGATGGTGGGGATGCCGTGCGTCCCGCAGGTGTGCCCCCCGTCGGTCCCGAACTTCCACGGCCGGATCCGCGGGGCGGCCCCCGTGGCGCGGTGGAGGGCCCTTGCTGCGGCCCGGACCACCGGGTGGTCGTCGGGCATCAGGAAGCCGGGGGTGAAGTTGCTGTCGTCGCTCTCCCACCCCGTCCAGGCGCGGAAGATGGCGCGGCCGGGGAGCACCTCCACCCGCACCCCCTCCACCGCCGGCGTCCGCGCCGCGATCGCCGCGCGGATCTCCTCCAGCGCGGCGCCCTCGTCCCACCCCGGGAGGACGCGCAGGTCCAGCGTGACCCGGATCCGGTCGGGGATCACGTTCCCCCCCCGGGGCCAGCACTCCACCACCGTGGGGGTGAGCGTGGCGCGCCCCAGCACCGGGTCCTCCGGCTGGGCCCCGGAGAGGTCGTCCAGCGCCAGGAGGACTTGCGGGAGGAGGCAATGGGGGTTGCGGCCGTACTCCGGCGCGCTGGCGTGCGCGGCCCGGCCGTGGATCTCCACCGCCAGCTCGGCGTGCCCCCGGTGGCCGGTGCACAGGTCGCCGTCGGTGGACTCGGCCAGGATCACGGCGCCGGGGCGCACCCCGGCGTCCTTCATCAGCCGCATCATCCCCCACCCCCCCTTCTCCTCGTGGACCGAGCAGACGGCCACGATGTCCCCGGCGGGGCGCTCGTCCACGAAGCGTGCGGCGGCGTAGAGCTGGAGCGCCAGCGGGCCCTTCAGGTCCATGGCGCCGCGCCCGTGCAGGCACCCGTCGGTCACGGCGCCGCCGTACGGGGGGTGCTCCCAGTCGGCGGGATCGCCCACGTCGACCACGTCCATGTGCGAGGAGAGCATCACCGCCGGGGCGCCGCCGGTCCCGGCGATGCGGCCGATCACGTTTCCCGCGCGGTCGGTGCGCGCCTCGTCGAACCCCAGCGTCCGCAGCTCGCGCACGATCCTTCGCGCCACCGCCTCCTCGTCGCCGGGAAGGCTGGGGATGCGGATGAGCTCCGCCGCGAACTCGATGGCGCGCTCGAAGGTGAGGTCGCGTCCCGCGCCGCCGCCGCCGGGAGGGACGGGGAGGGCGTCCGCGCCGGGGGCGGAGCGGAGCGGCTCAGGCATACGACCGTGCCTGCATCAGGTAGAGCTCGGCGTACAGCCCCCCGCTCCGCAGCAGCTGGTCGTGGTCGCCCAGCTCGGTGACGCCGCCCCCGTCGATCACCAGGATCAGGTCGGCGGCGCGGACGGTGGAGAAGCGGTGCGACACCAGGACGGTGACCGCCCCCCGCGACGAGCCGGAGCGCGCGGCGCGGGCGTAGCGCTCGAAGAGCGCGTGCTCGGCCAGCGCGTCGAGCGAGGCGGTCGGCTCGTCGAAGAAGACCACCAGCGGGTCCTCGCGCATCAGCGCCCTCCCCAGCGCCAGCTTCTGCCACTGCCCGGTGGAGAGGTCGACGCCCCCTTCCCACCGCGCGCCCAGCTGCGTGGGCAGCCCGGCGGGGAGCGCGTCCTGAACTCCCTGCGCCCCCGCCCGCTCCAGCGCCGCCGAGACGGCGCCGGCGTCGTCCAGCCGCGTCAGGTCGCCCACGCCCACCGCGTGCTGCGCCGGCATCTCGAAGCGCACGAAGTCCTGGAAGGCGGCGGAGAGCCGGGCACGCCACGCCCCCACCTCGATCTCGGAGAGATCCACCCCGTCCACCAGGATCCGCCCCGCGGTGGGCTCGTACATCCGGCTCAGCAGCTTGACCAGGGTGGTCTTCCCCGCCCCGTTCTCGCCCACCACGGCGATCACCGACCCCGCGGGGATGCGGAACGACACGTCGCGCAGCGCCCACCGGTCGGTCCCGGGGTAGCGGAACGACACCCGGTCGAAGACGATCCCGTCCTCCAGGCGCGCGGGGGCGGGGCGCGTCCCCGTCCGCTCGCGCGCCGAGCGCGCCGCGTACTCCTGCAGCCACAGCACCCACCCCGCCGCGCGCAGAACCTGCCCCAGGCTGCCCACCCTGCGCACCGGGTCCACGACGGAGCTTCGGACCTGCTGCCCCAGGTACACGGCCAGCACCACCTCGCCCGCGGTGGCCTGGCCCTGGCCGGCCCGCCACAGCATCAACCCCAGGGCGCCCGTGAAGCCGGCCTGGAAGAGGATGTCTCCGGCGCAGTCGAGGAGCATGGCGCGGCGCCGGGCGGTCAGCATCAGGCCGCGCGACTCGCGCCAGGCG is part of the Longimicrobium sp. genome and encodes:
- a CDS encoding M20/M25/M40 family metallo-hydrolase; its protein translation is MPEPLRSAPGADALPVPPGGGGAGRDLTFERAIEFAAELIRIPSLPGDEEAVARRIVRELRTLGFDEARTDRAGNVIGRIAGTGGAPAVMLSSHMDVVDVGDPADWEHPPYGGAVTDGCLHGRGAMDLKGPLALQLYAAARFVDERPAGDIVAVCSVHEEKGGWGMMRLMKDAGVRPGAVILAESTDGDLCTGHRGHAELAVEIHGRAAHASAPEYGRNPHCLLPQVLLALDDLSGAQPEDPVLGRATLTPTVVECWPRGGNVIPDRIRVTLDLRVLPGWDEGAALEEIRAAIAARTPAVEGVRVEVLPGRAIFRAWTGWESDDSNFTPGFLMPDDHPVVRAAARALHRATGAAPRIRPWKFGTDGGHTCGTHGIPTIGFAPGREALAHTSRERLALDEARAAFDAYPALIRAVQAALEAARGIPLPEGVPGSLAPARGVAP
- a CDS encoding ABC transporter ATP-binding protein, whose amino-acid sequence is MREQWRALALLVRTAWRTDPWRSAGLLLEPFGQLQVPLFAWFLKLMADGALRADLRLLGIGAAGIVATRVLGFVGSWTGSSLRTRLTEEVGFAFDREISTLASRLPGLEHHERPDYQDRLELLRQSQGVLGGSLNSLVITANVVVAGVGTLVALALASPWLLLLVPFAIPAIPISTLQQRWFAQAEKQAAALFRQTRHLQALMVSREAGMELRVFGLEREIVGRFRRAWRESRGLMLTARRRAMLLDCAGDILFQAGFTGALGLMLWRAGQGQATAGEVVLAVYLGQQVRSSVVDPVRRVGSLGQVLRAAGWVLWLQEYAARSARERTGTRPAPARLEDGIVFDRVSFRYPGTDRWALRDVSFRIPAGSVIAVVGENGAGKTTLVKLLSRMYEPTAGRILVDGVDLSEIEVGAWRARLSAAFQDFVRFEMPAQHAVGVGDLTRLDDAGAVSAALERAGAQGVQDALPAGLPTQLGARWEGGVDLSTGQWQKLALGRALMREDPLVVFFDEPTASLDALAEHALFERYARAARSGSSRGAVTVLVSHRFSTVRAADLILVIDGGGVTELGDHDQLLRSGGLYAELYLMQARSYA